Within Actinoplanes sp. L3-i22, the genomic segment AGGGCGACCCGGACGGCGGCTGCTCGTGCCCGCCGGGCACAGACGACGGGCGCCAATTCCAGCCGTCGGTCACGTGGGGCCTCCAGTCATCGCTCGCCCGGCTCCGCATCCAGGATGACACGGATTACGAGCGCCGTGCCGTCCAGCCGAGGCCCTGCCGCCCCGAGTGGCCTGTTTATCCATCGACAGCACCGTGCATCACGGGTAGTCATCGCTCTACTCTCTTATCCGATGTGCGTGGTTAGCCGCGACATCGCACCCCGCCGCACGGAGGTTCGTCATCATCGGTCCCGCCGCCCGCTCCTTCGGCCAGCAATCCGGCCACTCCACGCCGTTCGCCGAGACCTACGCGACCGAGGACCCGATCCTGCAGACCGCCCGCTCGCTCGCGCACGAGCTCGGCCTGCCCTGTGTCTCCCCCGGCGCCGGCTCCGTGCTGCGCCTGCTGGCCGCGGCCGGCAACGCCAAGGCCGTCGTCGAGATCGGCACCGGCACCGGCGTGAGCGGCATCTGGCTGCTCCGCGGCATGCGCCCGGACGGGGTGCTCACCACGATCGACGTCGAGCACGAGCATCAGCGGATCGCCCGCCGGGTGTTCGTCGAGGCCGGCTTCGCGCCGGGGCGGACCCGGATCATCAGCGGCCGGTCGCTCGACGTGCTCCCCCGGCTCGCCGACGGGGCGTACGACCTGATCTTCGTGGACGCCGACACCACCGAGTTCGCCGCGTGCACCGAGGCGGCACTGCGGCTGCTGCGGACCGGCGGCGTGCTGATCGTGAACGGGGTGCACGCCGGCGGCCGGATCAGCGACCCGTCCGCCCGCGACGTGGACACCCTGACCGTGCGCGAGACGGTGAAGTCGATCCGCGAGTCCGAGGACTGGATCCCGGCGGTCATCTCGTCAGGCGCCGGATTGCTGACCGCCGTCAAGCGTTGACAGGTAGCGCACCAGCATGCGGGCGCCCCAGCCGGTGGCGCCCTTGGTGAGGGCGCCGTCGTGGGCCTCGGCCC encodes:
- a CDS encoding O-methyltransferase, whose amino-acid sequence is MLQTARSLAHELGLPCVSPGAGSVLRLLAAAGNAKAVVEIGTGTGVSGIWLLRGMRPDGVLTTIDVEHEHQRIARRVFVEAGFAPGRTRIISGRSLDVLPRLADGAYDLIFVDADTTEFAACTEAALRLLRTGGVLIVNGVHAGGRISDPSARDVDTLTVRETVKSIRESEDWIPAVISSGAGLLTAVKR